A genomic stretch from Pseudanabaena sp. ABRG5-3 includes:
- a CDS encoding phage tail protein: MAQKSKLQALSVRLVSMKSPEANEETLASADLSNGKQEFTLAVNRGRSPNDCKLLIHPSEPSEIVVKLKNSSNRSLLTDLRVEGNFPSEWCQIGMEGNELLPHTEMEAVLYFQVPADFFEGQEAIAQGQSLTINYHGLLQVYGGYASTNSGTETLELTSRLELFDIEPFRLYVRPTSLYLDFLPDVYREVDFVGRMLKIFEECFEPDVQISDALWAYLDPMLASEPMLPFLAHWVGWELVPNLDMQRQRYLIKQAMKIYRWRGTRRGLRFYIHLFTGLPLDEHLPEHEKHISIFEITGRGFVLGEASLAINASTGGGRPFHFIVRIRNDLQNSLDLSLIHRIIEQEKPAFCTYDLEITR, from the coding sequence ATGGCTCAAAAAAGTAAGCTGCAAGCGTTAAGTGTTCGCCTAGTCTCAATGAAGTCCCCTGAGGCAAATGAAGAAACTCTTGCCAGCGCTGATCTGAGCAATGGGAAGCAAGAGTTTACTTTGGCTGTGAATAGAGGGCGATCGCCAAATGATTGTAAATTGCTGATCCATCCTAGTGAACCTAGCGAAATTGTTGTTAAGCTGAAAAACTCCAGCAACCGATCACTCTTAACTGACTTGCGTGTAGAGGGCAATTTCCCTAGCGAATGGTGTCAAATTGGGATGGAAGGGAACGAGCTACTACCCCATACTGAAATGGAAGCCGTTTTATATTTCCAAGTTCCTGCGGACTTTTTTGAGGGGCAAGAAGCGATCGCACAGGGGCAATCTCTCACAATTAACTATCATGGGCTATTACAGGTTTACGGTGGCTATGCCAGCACTAATTCAGGTACAGAAACTTTAGAATTAACCTCCCGCCTAGAACTATTTGATATTGAACCCTTTCGTCTATATGTGCGACCGACGAGCCTCTATTTAGACTTTCTGCCCGATGTCTATCGTGAAGTTGATTTTGTGGGGCGAATGCTCAAAATTTTTGAGGAATGCTTTGAGCCTGATGTGCAAATTTCCGATGCACTATGGGCATATCTCGACCCGATGCTTGCGTCAGAGCCGATGTTGCCATTTCTTGCCCATTGGGTGGGTTGGGAGTTAGTTCCTAACCTTGATATGCAGCGTCAACGCTATTTGATCAAACAAGCGATGAAAATCTACCGTTGGCGGGGAACCCGTCGCGGTTTGCGATTTTATATTCATTTGTTTACGGGCTTGCCCCTTGATGAGCATTTACCTGAACATGAAAAACATATTAGTATTTTTGAGATTACAGGTCGTGGTTTTGTGCTTGGGGAAGCATCTCTGGCGATCAATGCATCGACAGGGGGAGGTAGACCTTTTCATTTCATTGTGAGGATTCGTAACGATTTACAAAATAGCCTCGATTTATCGCTAATTCATCGGATTATCGAACAGGAGAAACCCGCTTTTTGTACCTACGATTTAGAAATTACGAGATAG
- a CDS encoding cache domain-containing protein → MSSIRQVFPIVLSIQITVAVGITSWISFSGSERAVQKLTRQLCDNLNFRVEQQINSYFQDSVQLNQAVTTALINGTVSPNDITQVQKEIFDKSREFSTQNILFYGNERGAMVGIERQAPSSSKFLLRIRNESTAPNRPTYELSENGEQGKLVTNEVYDHRTRPWYVGAKQAGKAIWSSIFVSTTDGELTTTKATPIYSTEGVFQGVVGINISMKQIKQFMREIRPTEQWNVFLVEENGSLLASTSEEPIFQKEGNGIKRFEVSQSKDLKLRKVGLAVQEQFGGFQNLQNSQILEFESNGEKYIVSTHKLAKELQLNWSVGIIVPKSIFMQEIDDNNRVTLIIIVIMLGVNILIGLAIASWLLRPIKDLMTAAKGIEEESFNPEELTTIAARKDELGQMARVFQEMGSTIYERQQGMKSQLRKLRAEKDEAKKAAIASQMGQSNSLQLILSRARAVRNK, encoded by the coding sequence ATGTCTTCTATTCGCCAAGTTTTTCCCATAGTTCTTAGCATCCAAATTACCGTTGCCGTTGGTATCACCAGTTGGATTTCTTTTAGTGGTAGTGAACGGGCTGTGCAGAAGTTAACTCGCCAGCTTTGCGATAACTTAAACTTTCGAGTTGAGCAGCAAATTAATTCCTATTTCCAAGATTCAGTACAGCTCAATCAGGCTGTGACTACGGCTTTAATCAATGGTACTGTTAGCCCCAATGATATTACCCAAGTCCAGAAAGAGATTTTTGATAAATCACGGGAATTTAGCACGCAAAATATTCTCTTTTATGGCAATGAAAGAGGAGCTATGGTGGGAATTGAACGTCAAGCTCCATCGAGTTCCAAATTCCTATTACGGATTCGCAATGAAAGTACTGCTCCCAATCGTCCTACCTATGAACTAAGTGAGAATGGTGAACAGGGTAAGTTAGTTACTAATGAGGTGTATGACCATCGCACTCGCCCTTGGTATGTAGGAGCAAAACAAGCTGGGAAAGCGATTTGGAGTTCGATTTTTGTCAGTACGACCGATGGTGAACTAACTACGACTAAAGCCACGCCAATCTATAGTACTGAAGGTGTTTTTCAGGGCGTAGTAGGTATTAATATTTCCATGAAACAGATTAAGCAGTTTATGCGGGAGATTCGTCCTACGGAGCAATGGAATGTATTTCTAGTCGAAGAAAATGGAAGTTTACTTGCATCTACCTCCGAAGAACCTATTTTTCAAAAGGAAGGCAATGGTATTAAGCGTTTTGAAGTATCCCAAAGTAAAGATCTGAAACTACGCAAAGTTGGTTTAGCGGTACAGGAGCAGTTTGGCGGATTTCAAAATCTGCAAAACTCCCAAATTCTCGAATTTGAGTCTAATGGCGAGAAATATATCGTTAGTACCCACAAACTTGCCAAAGAATTACAGCTAAATTGGTCGGTTGGTATCATCGTACCTAAGTCTATTTTTATGCAGGAAATTGATGATAATAACCGTGTCACTTTGATCATTATTGTGATTATGCTAGGAGTCAATATTCTCATTGGATTAGCGATCGCATCATGGCTATTACGTCCGATTAAAGATCTAATGACTGCGGCTAAAGGAATTGAAGAAGAATCCTTTAATCCTGAAGAGTTAACTACAATTGCGGCTAGAAAGGATGAACTAGGACAAATGGCAAGGGTATTTCAAGAGATGGGCAGTACGATTTATGAACGTCAACAGGGTATGAAAAGCCAATTACGCAAGTTACGCGCTGAAAAGGATGAAGCTAAAAAAGCGGCGATCGCTTCCCAAATGGGGCAATCAAATTCTTTACAACTAATTTTGAGTCGTGCGCGAGCTGTTCGTAATAAATAG